Proteins encoded together in one Cydia pomonella isolate Wapato2018A chromosome 10, ilCydPomo1, whole genome shotgun sequence window:
- the LOC133521859 gene encoding uncharacterized protein LOC133521859 isoform X2 produces the protein MGNQPKSVESVIKMKFKSLFEKINDPNYVIDNFYSNNLINKMVKNKSVLNVTCSSVRILLEEPIRNLERYHVSVRVFLVRLLGLVVREELCFAKIIHTINDPLCKAYQTLESLTITPSLRVGYLEVALAIIEHNTGFYWLLECGMWKEILTSDQSNTVFVTRLKYKFVSRFVWRLNALKDGDNVRQVLKFILKPLVETDIEVTESMKPDEEDEASEWLEPMLLMLVSITNECSELTKPTLVINALLNHFKLANHLCVLLDRFRKNSLTSLLAKLIFRICLAKTLHNKPLTDDTVYRSEDFVETTASYFNTIHYFTIRRNAMMVLDFCYSCNEYWNELWRDRKPETIVMDGKKENLQNKALFMCLVPPICYVTRNWPKSVRQNEGCIQDYVMKLINASCEHTAKAATLLSDLILESDTEAITLKSVKRLSSLNNSMNNEQANLIFQGLFYVLKHLDPFPENFEYHIPPSGNPEAKLQEDQENMFVYSYVIEAILFLIKEYHINWQESLEIICLYTVVYRIMSKPNLPCKFIVTALNVITVAVCKFLPPNLSLLMESKPGSAMHDLGRLIYMKMHDLHWEVRDSALELLLVVTEISYVKFPPFQKQIIENDLIIVATAVALNDHEFYVRASALRCLGAACKVSTVWEQLKNKHPDIQDSLLNILRNNQEGIVRKEACNVLCEMYLNLKLSPDFKQALYEQMVSSASSDFHWEVQLAALKFWKIVIDNSLCEQGMLDGTFPPVTFSKESRKIVTLNKAEIQRRLLKILDELAAKGCLTVLSKLLHEDTEVEIMDANLAIALNLLDILKRYEVPECVKRVEGDPQTMQEYYTETKEDVMDEEDVVIKTEEAQSDNVIEGIINADDMNLLAHIYERHMKLKNDQPELQPKPMIKVLRYVKPYLFVNHLMSKDFKAVIEYKKQWRNGIRSVESLLDDVLGIYEIDNDVNNLDCY, from the exons ATGGGCAACCAACCAAAATCTGTTGAAAgtgtaattaaaatgaaatttaaatcattattcGAAAAAATAAATGACCCAAATTATGTGATAGATAACTTCTACtccaataatttaattaataaaatggtGAAGAATAAGTcag TACTCAATGTTACTTGTAGTAGTGTAAGAATCCTACTCGAAGAACCCATACGAAACCTGGAACGGTACCATGTCTCGGTGCGGGTGTTCCTCGTCAGACTCCTGGGTTTGGTCGTTAGGGAAGAACTATGTTTTGCGAAAATTATACATACAATTAACGACCCACTATGCAAAGCTTATCAAACCCTTGAATCTCTCACAATAACACCAAGTCTTCGTGTGGGCTACCTAGAAGTTGCCCTTGCTATAATAGAGCACAATACCGGCTTCTATTGGCTCCTTGAGTGTGGCATGTGGAAAGAAATCCTGACCAGTGACCAGTCCAATACAGTATTCGTCACAAGACTTAAGTACAAGTTTGTGTCCAGATTTGTATGGAGACTGAACGCCTTGAAGGACGGCGATAACGTTAGGCAGGTGCTGAAATTTATTCTGAAACCCTTGGTCGAAACAGATATCGAGGTGACTGAGTCTATGAAACCTGACGAGGAGGACGAAGCGTCCGAGTGGCTTGAACCGATGCTCCTCATGCTGGTGTCCATAACTAACGAGTGTAGCGAGCTCACCAAGCCCACCCTGGTCATAAATGCACTGCTGAACCACTTCAAACTGGCTAACCATCTGTGTGTGCTTTTAGATAGATTCCGAAAAAACAGCCTGACCTCACTCCTAGCCAAACTAATTTTCCGCATATGCCTCGCCAAAACTTTACATAACAAGCCATTGACTGACGACACGGTATACCGAAGTGAAGATTTCGTGGAAACTACGGCATCATATTTCAATACCATACATTACTTTACAATTAGGCGTAACGCTATGATGGTCCTCGACTTTTGCTATTCGTGCAATGAATATTGGAATGAATTGTGGCGTGACAGAAAGCCAGAAACGATTGTAATGGATGGTAAGAAGGAGAACTTGCAGAACAAGGCGTTGTTTATGTGCCTTGTGCCGCCGATCTGTTATGTGACCAGGAATTGGCCGAAGTCAGTACGTCAAAACGAGGGGTGTATCCAGGATTATGTAATGAAGCTTATAAACGCAAGTTGCGAACACACTGCTAAGGCAGCTACCTTACTATCCGATCTTATCTTGGAGTCCGACACAGAAGCTATAACCCTGAAGAGTGTAAAGCGGCTGTCTAGTTTAAATAACTCCATGAACAACGAACAGGCTAATCTAATTTTCCAAGGGCTCTTTTACGTACTCAAACATTTAGACCCTTTCCCGGAAAACTTTGAATACCACATACCACCTTCGGGAAATCCGGAGGCCAAATTACAAGAAGACCAGGAAAACATGTTCGTATACTCGTATGTCATAGAAGCTATCCTATTTTTGATAAAGGAATATCATATAAACTGGCAGGAAAGCTTGGAAATCATTTGTTTGTACACTGTCGTGTATCGTATAATGTCGAAACCGAATTTACCATGTAAG TTCATAGTAACGGCCCTAAACGTAATAACGGTGGCAGTGTGCAAGTTCCTGCCCCCCAACCTGTCATTACTAATGGAGTCGAAGCCTGGCTCAGCCATGCACGACCTCGGGCGTCTCATCTACATGAAAATGCACGACTTGCACTGGGAGGTGCGAGATTCAGCGCTTGAACTCCTACTCGTGGTCACCGAGATCTCTTACGTCA AATTCCCGCCATTTCAAAAGCAGATAATCGAGAATGATCTAATCATAGTGGCCACAGCAGTAGCGCTGAACGACCACGAGTTCTACGTGCGCGCGTCCGCGCTACGCTGCCTCGGCGCCGCCTGCAAGGTGTCCACCGTGTGGGAGCAGCTCAAGAATAAACACCCTGATATACAG GATTCTCTACTAAATATTCTACGCAACAATCAAGAAGGCATAGTACGCAAGGAAGCATGCAACGTCCTCTGCGAGATGTACCTCAACCTGAAGCTGAGCCCCGACTTCAAGCAGGCCCTGTACGAGCAGATGGTCTCCTCCGCCAGCAGCGACTTCCACTGGGAGGTCCAACTAGCCGCCCTCAAGTTCTGGAAGATCGTCATTGATAACAGCCTCTGCGAGCAGGGCATGCTCGACGGCACCTTCCCACCCGTCACCTTTTCCAAAGAATCCAGAAAAATCGTCACCCTCAACAAGGCTGAAATACAGAGGAGACTCTTGAAAATCTTAGACGAACTCGCCGCAAAAGGCTGCCTAACCGTTCTATCCAAATTATTACACGAGGACACCGAAGTCGAAATAATGGACGCTAATTTAGCTATCGCTTTGAACCTTCTGGATATTCTAAAGCGCTACGAGGTACCTGAATGTGTGAAGCGCGTTGAAGGCGACCCGCAGACCATGCAGGAGTACTACACCGAGACCAAAGAAGATGTAATGGACGAAGAAGACGTTGTCATTAAAACTGAAGAGGCTCAGTCCGATAATGTTATAGAGGGCATCATAAACGCTGATGACATGAATCTGCTCGCTCACATATACGAACGGCATATGAAATTAAAGAACGACCAACCTGAACTACAGCCTAAACCGATGATCAAAGTATTACGTTATGTAAAACCTTATTTGTTTGTGAATCATTTGATGAGCAAAGATTTCAAGGCGGTTATAGAGTACAAGAAACAGTGGAGGAATGGGATACGCAGCGTAGAGTCGCTGTTAGACGATGTGCTAGGCATTTACGAGATTGACAATGATGTCAACAATTTGGATTGTTATTGA
- the LOC133521860 gene encoding uncharacterized protein LOC133521860, with protein sequence MRFCPSRVTMESSEYKRKFKVLFDKLLHNKFELSAKHSEDLLKYLNGSQDKCVAKILETPFFANLLVYAIKNTEFASTSVNIFYSKLVSIVLSNEVLFNRFVQMQGFELLVDRSHAESATVVTPTEVGLAKAQQSMALVAHYSGVKYVVENKIYQMVMTSLTQYRPPAETAAVLYEFMSKLIWKLNEYEEEEALLEVLKYIVKPLLEYSLSSPTIEAESLMVQSDSLLPSLHALVHILGEVEHLAEPSNIVSMLSQVFSIESTLTTALEKSREPELARLLAEVTLRYYYATSRQVASLLPDSEARVNQEFHDAVNKIMCILIKKRSFATVLEFLSHCHAFWHKVERVMAQVAFEKFGKKFILQNHFLLLMLMPLYLRQKYGKRLVRDLKMEDATEIFHSDVAKTIPYDMVNTSYDFRDLITESTGNNLTLACIYSLRELLKLKRLLSRQHACVVFKTLFYTLSEFVLTDGSDLVLLVNPLRTPDDVCFLALILDAIAMLLDEHEINWHESLEVGELQAALINLIKLNILPVELLVRALELVTTCVCKLLSPELALLMEPQRGGSLSEAAGAARRVLQRPESETRLAALQLILSFLEVAYVKFMPLRAVISAHGLLCGAAHCATKDPDARVQAAALRCLVAAASCEDLWTELLDHCQHLYEQLVSNLRYSPEGEVRKEAANVLTHVYINRKVNEAFTTCVSKAMARAATEDPHWPVQIAALNFWTQLMKKQFTDRGMIDGTFPSVTFCKDKRKIIVLNDKEIHKQLQIGMDNLSKTGCLAVMVKCLNSTNSEVMDKAFKITNKVIEALDRYKFSCVPSVVKSAISHTPPTADKDEVQDKKARYSSTKQEVSDLISEIFECLSTYSSSPIEIMEPSEFIDKVREAAKKRPSKVDLGILIDELVAL encoded by the exons atgcgattctGTCCATCGCGTGTTACTATGGAATCCAGTGAGTACAAAAGAAAGTTTAAAGTGTTGTTTGATAAACTTTTGCATAACAAATTCGAATTAAGTGCTAAACATTCTGAGGACTTGCTTAAATACCTGAATGGCAGCCAAGACAAAT GCGTTGCAAAGATTTTAGAAACTCCGTTCTTCGCAAATTTGCTTGtttatgcaataaaaaatacagagTTCGCATCAACATCGGTGAATATATTTTACTCGAAGCTCGTGAGCATCGTACTAAGCAATGAGGTTCTCTTCAACCGATTCGTGCAGATGCAGGGCTTTGAGTTGCTCGTGGACCGCAGCCATGCAGAGAGTGCAACTGTCGTCACCCCCACCGAAGTGGGGCTAGCTAAAGCCCAGCAGTCAATGGCGCTGGTAGCTCATTACTCCGGGGTCAAGTACGTCGTTGAAAATAAAATCTACCAAATGGTCATGACCTCTCTCACACAATACAGACCGCCAGCTGAAACGGCAGCAGTCTTGTATGAATTTATGTCGAAATTAATATGGAAGTTGAACGAATATGAAGAAGAAGAGGCATTATTAGAAGTCctaaaatacattgtaaaacCTCTATTGGAATACTCTTTATCTAGCCCGACAATAGAAGCGGAAAGCCTTATGGTTCAATCAGACTCTCTATTACCGTCCCTGCACGCGTTAGTGCACATATTAGGAGAAGTGGAGCATTTGGCGGAGCCTAGTAATATAGTGTCAATGCTGTCACAAGTGTTTTCCATAGAGAGTACACTGACTACAGCCCTAGAAAAGTCGAGGGAGCCGGAGTTGGCCCGCTTGCTGGCCGAGGTTACGCTGCGCTACTACTACGCAACGAGCCGTCAGGTCGCGTCGCTCCTGCCCGATTCCGAGGCCCGAGTTAACCAAGAATTCCACGACGCCGTCAACAAAATAATGTGCATATTAATCAAGAAGAGGTCTTTCGCGACCGTCCTTGAATTTCTCTCCCACTGCCACGCCTTCTGGCACAAAGTGGAACGGGTCATGGCGCAGGTAGCGTTCGAAAAATTTGGCAAGaaatttatattacaaaatcATTTCCTACTTCTAATGTTAATGCCTTTATATCTGAGGCAAAAGTATGGCAAAAGGTTAGTCCGCGACCTTAAAATGGAGGATGCAACCGAAATATTCCACAGCGACGTGGCTAAGACAATTCCGTACGACATGGTGAACACGAGTTATGATTTCAGGGATTTAATAACAGAATCGACGGGTAATAATTTAACTTTGGCGTGCATCTACTCGTTGCGGGAGCTCTTAAAGTTGAAAAGGCTGCTGAGCCGGCAGCATGCGTGCGTGGTGTTTAAGACGCTGTTTTACACGCTGAGCGAGTTCGTGCTGACGGACGGTTCGGATCTGGTGCTACTGGTCAACCCGCTGCGCACGCCCGACGACGTGTGCTTCCTTGCGCTCATCCTCGACGCCATCGCTATGCTTCTCGACGAGCATGAGATCAACTGGCATGAGAGCCTGGAAGTCGGGGAGCTGCAAGCGGCGctcataaatttaataaagctAAACATCTTGCCGGTCGAG CTGCTGGTGCGAGCGCTGGAGCTGGTGACGACGTGCGTGTGCAAGCTACTGTCGCCGGAGCTGGCGCTGCTGATGGAGCCGCAGCGTGGCGGCTCGCTGAGCGAAGCGGCGGGAGCGGCGCGGCGCGTGCTCCAGCGGCCTGAAAGTGAAACCCGACTCGCCGCGCTACAGCTGATTTTAAGCTTCTTGGAGGTCGCTTATGTCA AGTTCATGCCGCTGCGCGCTGTGATATCTGCGCACGGGCTGCTGTGCGGGGCTGCGCACTGCGCGACCAAGGACCCCGACGCGCGCGTGCAGGCCGCGGCGCTGCGCTGCCTCGTGGCCGCGGCGAGCTGCGAGGACCTGTGGACTGAGCTGCTCGACCACTGCCAGCATCTATAT GAGCAACTGGTGAGCAACTTGCGCTACAGCCCCGAAGGGGAAGTGCGTAAAGAGGCAGCCAATGTACTGACGCACGTCTACATCAACCGCAAGGTTAATGAGGCCTTCACAACCTGCGTTTCCAAGGCCATGGCCAGAGCGGCCACAGAAGACCCGCACTGGCCTGTTCAGATAGCAGCCTTGAACTTCTGGACGCAACTGATGAAGAAACAATTCACAGACAGAGGAATGATCGATGGCACATTCCCCTCTGTTACCTTTTGCAAGGACAAGAGGAAGATCATAGTTTTGAACGACAAAGAAATACATAAACAACTACAAATCGGCATGGATAATCTGTCGAAAACAGGCTGCTTGGCTGTGATGGTCAAATGTTTGAATTCAACCAATAGTGAAGTGATGGACAAGGcttttaaaattactaataaagTAATAGAAGCTTTAGATCGTTATAAATTTAGTTGTGTTCCAAGCGTTGTGAAAAGTGCTATTAGTCATACTCCTCCCACTGCAGATAAGGACGAAGTTCAAGACAAAAAGGCAAGGTATTCAAGCACTAAACAAGAGGTTAGTGATCTCATCTCGGAAATTTTTGAGTGTTTAAGTACATATAGTTCGAGCCCCATAGAgattatggagccgagtgagtTTATAGATAAAGTAAGAGAAGCGGCGAAAAAGCGGCCGTCAAAAGTTGACTTAGGAATTTTGATAGACGAATTGGTGGCGTTATGA
- the LOC133521863 gene encoding uncharacterized protein LOC133521863, with the protein MNGMRIVKNLPFRQLRSFSRWSILHQEVVQAAAPLSIPVPEGVDKPASPKIEKLVAEITTLNLLEVSELSQVLKRRLNLPDAPVMPVGGFAVAAPAAEEEEAAPKAVKTSFTVKMTKFDEKQKVALIKEVKNLLEGFNLVQAKKFVESVPTVVKADISKDEAEKLKEALSKVGAIIEID; encoded by the exons ATGAACGGTATGAGAATCGTTAAAAATCTCCCCTTCCGCCAGCTGCGTTCTTTTTCAAGATG GTCAATATTGCACCAAGAAGTAGTGCAAGCCGCAGCGCCTCTGTCCATTCCGGTACCTGAAGGCGTAGACAAGCCGGCATCGCCAAAAATAGAGAAGTTGGTAGCGGAGATCACGACCCTGAATCTTCTGGAGGTGTCGGAGCTGAGCCAGGTGCTGAAGCGGCGGCTGAACCTGCCCGACGCGCCCGTGATGCCGGTCGGAGGGTTCGCCGTCGCAGCGCCCGCCGCCGAGGAAGAGGAGGCTGCACCAAAGGcagtcaaaactagtttcaCA GTAAAAATGACCAAATTTGATGAAAAACAAAAAGTGGCACTCATCAAAGAAGTGAAGAATCTTCTAGAAGGGTTCAATCTGGTGCAGGCCAAGAAGTTTGTGGAGAGTGTCCCCACAGTTGTCAAGGCAGATATATCCAAAGACGAAGCTGAGAAGCTCAAAGAAGCACTATCCAAAGTTGGAGCCATCATAGAAATTGATTAG